Proteins encoded by one window of uncultured Draconibacterium sp.:
- a CDS encoding tetratricopeptide repeat protein — MAKKNVKQEDNLQELESALTKTEQFVEDNSKIISYVIGGIIVVVAAYLGFNRFYVQPKEDEAVSQMFMAENYFEKDSFNLAINGDGNYLGFLDIIDDYGITKSANRAKYYTGISYLYLGQYEEALDYLNDFKTDDLLLAPVAEGAKGDAYLELGETDNALKHYKKAYALSDNELTTPVYMMKAANLLESMDELEDALALYEDIKNKYPTSTEGSSADRYIARINTKLN; from the coding sequence ATGGCAAAGAAGAATGTAAAGCAAGAAGATAATTTACAGGAACTTGAAAGTGCGTTAACAAAAACGGAACAGTTTGTTGAAGATAATTCGAAGATTATCAGCTATGTTATTGGTGGAATTATTGTAGTTGTTGCCGCTTATCTTGGTTTCAACCGGTTTTATGTGCAGCCCAAAGAAGACGAAGCAGTATCGCAAATGTTTATGGCCGAAAATTATTTCGAAAAAGATTCGTTTAATCTGGCTATCAATGGCGACGGAAATTACCTTGGATTCCTTGACATTATTGATGACTACGGTATCACAAAATCGGCTAATCGTGCAAAATACTACACTGGTATTTCGTACCTGTACCTTGGTCAGTACGAAGAAGCACTGGATTATTTAAATGATTTTAAAACCGACGATTTGCTTTTGGCTCCTGTAGCTGAAGGTGCAAAAGGTGATGCTTACCTTGAGTTAGGCGAAACCGATAACGCACTTAAACACTACAAAAAAGCTTATGCGTTATCAGATAATGAATTGACAACTCCGGTTTATATGATGAAAGCAGCTAACCTGTTGGAATCTATGGATGAGCTGGAAGATGCACTTGCATTGTACGAAGATATTAAGAATAAATATCCTACATCAACTGAGGGTTCAAGCGCCGATCGTTACATTGCACGCATCAATACAAAATTGAACTAA
- a CDS encoding permease encodes MHAEQYIVKFLGDFATILGEMAPYLLLGFFFAGLLYAFIPREKIDKYFNGSPFRSSVYSSLLGIPLPLCSCGVIPTGAALYKNGASKGGTVSFLISTPQTGVDSILATFSLMGLPFAIIRPIAALITGITGGLITSVITKNESVPQQTSDTVSKPKTLGQKIKDVFRYGFVEFIQDISKWLIIGLVLAAIISALIPNDFFELLNLSPILQMLLILVVSIPLYICATGSIPLAAILILKGVSPGAAFVLLMAGPATNAATITMIGKVLGKKSLFTYLVTIIIGAVGSGLIIDYLLPVQWFTEITQQHLGHDHGTHLNWWQIASGVLLLGLIINGYIQKYRASKQQAKTQLTYNMMQTKTIKVEGMTCNHCKANVENNLQKLAFVDSAVVNLAEKTVTLEGDEIDLDKVKETVESIGYKAV; translated from the coding sequence ATGCATGCAGAACAATATATAGTAAAGTTTTTAGGCGATTTCGCTACAATTTTAGGAGAAATGGCCCCTTATCTTTTGCTGGGATTTTTCTTTGCCGGACTGTTGTATGCTTTTATTCCCCGCGAAAAAATCGACAAGTATTTTAATGGTTCGCCATTTCGTTCCTCTGTTTATTCATCCTTACTGGGAATTCCGCTGCCCTTATGCTCTTGCGGAGTAATTCCTACCGGAGCAGCTTTGTATAAAAACGGAGCTTCGAAAGGAGGAACAGTTTCGTTTCTGATTTCCACGCCGCAAACCGGAGTCGATTCCATTTTGGCAACGTTTTCGCTTATGGGATTACCTTTCGCCATTATTCGTCCGATTGCCGCTTTAATTACTGGAATCACAGGAGGTTTAATTACAAGCGTAATAACAAAAAACGAATCAGTGCCACAGCAAACTTCGGATACGGTTTCAAAACCCAAAACACTGGGGCAAAAAATAAAAGACGTTTTTCGTTATGGTTTTGTTGAATTCATCCAGGATATCTCAAAATGGCTAATCATCGGTTTGGTTTTAGCGGCCATTATTTCAGCTCTAATACCCAACGATTTCTTTGAACTTTTAAACCTGTCGCCCATATTGCAAATGCTGCTGATTTTGGTTGTTTCCATTCCCTTGTACATTTGTGCAACCGGCTCAATTCCACTGGCAGCCATCCTTATTTTAAAAGGAGTCAGCCCCGGAGCGGCTTTTGTGTTACTTATGGCGGGACCTGCTACCAACGCAGCTACAATTACCATGATCGGTAAAGTTTTAGGAAAAAAAAGCCTTTTCACTTATCTCGTAACAATTATTATTGGCGCCGTGGGATCCGGATTGATCATCGATTACCTGCTGCCCGTGCAGTGGTTTACTGAAATTACTCAACAACATTTGGGTCACGACCACGGAACTCACCTGAATTGGTGGCAAATTGCGTCAGGAGTTCTACTTCTGGGATTGATCATAAACGGCTACATTCAAAAATACAGAGCTTCAAAACAACAAGCAAAAACACAATTAACGTATAATATGATGCAAACAAAAACCATTAAAGTTGAAGGAATGACTTGCAACCATTGCAAGGCAAACGTAGAAAATAACCTGCAAAAACTGGCATTTGTAGATAGTGCAGTAGTAAACCTGGCCGAAAAAACGGTTACTTTGGAAGGCGACGAAATTGATTTAGACAAAGTAAAAGAAACTGTTGAATCGATTGGCTACAAAGCGGTTTAG
- a CDS encoding DNA replication/repair protein RecF, with protein sequence MHIEEISIVNFKNILEVKADFSPKLNCFIGKNGAGKTNMLDAIYYLSFCKSFFNATDQLNINHDENFFMLNGNYSRMESKESINCGLQKGQKKQFKRNTKVYKKLQEHIGLLPLVMITPSDVNLILGGSDERRKFMDGVISQYNQYYLDDLLKYNRALAQRNNLLKQFASERYFDEELLGIWNDQLEEYGTRIHEERTRFVEKLIPVFQRYYNYISEGNEVVELVHQSDLYDSDIETLLKSSLQKDRIVQYTTVGIHKDDLILNIGDYPIKKLGSQGQKKTYLVALKLAQFEFIKEISGINPILLLDDIFDKLDQHRVEQIVTAVAGEQFGQIFLTDTNREHLDTIIKKMDADYRIFKVENGKVELAQ encoded by the coding sequence ATGCACATTGAAGAGATTTCAATTGTAAATTTTAAAAATATTCTGGAGGTTAAAGCCGATTTTTCGCCAAAGCTGAATTGTTTTATCGGTAAAAACGGTGCCGGCAAAACAAATATGCTAGATGCTATTTATTACCTGTCGTTTTGTAAAAGCTTTTTTAATGCCACCGATCAGCTAAATATCAATCACGATGAAAACTTTTTTATGCTGAACGGGAATTACAGCCGAATGGAATCGAAAGAAAGCATTAATTGTGGTTTGCAGAAAGGGCAGAAAAAGCAGTTTAAACGAAATACCAAAGTTTATAAAAAACTGCAGGAACATATTGGTTTGTTGCCTTTGGTAATGATTACCCCGTCGGATGTGAACCTGATTTTAGGAGGGAGTGACGAGCGACGTAAGTTTATGGACGGTGTAATTTCGCAATACAACCAATATTACCTCGACGATCTGTTGAAATACAACCGGGCACTGGCGCAACGCAACAACTTATTAAAACAATTTGCCAGCGAACGTTATTTCGACGAAGAACTGCTGGGCATTTGGAACGATCAGTTGGAGGAGTATGGAACACGCATTCACGAGGAGCGGACACGTTTTGTGGAAAAGCTGATTCCCGTTTTTCAGCGCTACTATAATTATATATCGGAAGGAAACGAAGTGGTGGAGTTGGTGCATCAGTCGGATTTATATGATTCGGATATTGAAACTTTACTTAAGTCATCGTTGCAAAAAGACCGGATAGTGCAGTACACCACGGTAGGTATTCACAAGGACGATTTGATATTGAATATTGGCGATTATCCAATTAAAAAATTGGGGTCGCAGGGGCAGAAAAAAACGTATTTGGTGGCGTTAAAACTGGCGCAATTTGAGTTTATAAAAGAGATCTCAGGTATCAATCCTATACTTCTGCTCGATGATATTTTTGATAAACTCGATCAGCACCGGGTGGAGCAAATTGTTACTGCTGTGGCGGGCGAACAGTTTGGTCAGATATTTTTAACCGACACCAATCGTGAACATTTAGATACCATTATTAAAAAAATGGATGCCGATTATCGTATTTTTAAAGTTGAAAACGGAAAAGTAGAACTGGCACAATGA
- a CDS encoding helix-turn-helix domain-containing protein, producing the protein MKQVLHIKNMVCNRCIKVVKEELEKLDIQIEAIELGKVDIPESLTQEQTEEVRSVLNDNGFELIDDKKSQLIDRIKTIIIEKIHYSKEEKEPVNFSDVIASDVSHDYSYISKLFSSVEGITIEKYIINQKIEKVKELLVYGELTLNEISYQLGYSSVQHLSNQFKKVTGLTPSHFKKLKENKRKPLDEV; encoded by the coding sequence ATGAAACAAGTTCTGCACATAAAAAATATGGTTTGCAACCGCTGTATAAAAGTGGTGAAAGAAGAACTTGAAAAGCTCGACATTCAGATTGAAGCAATTGAACTTGGGAAAGTTGACATTCCTGAAAGTCTCACCCAGGAACAAACCGAAGAAGTGCGTTCTGTTTTAAACGACAATGGTTTTGAGTTAATCGATGACAAAAAAAGTCAGCTGATCGACCGGATAAAAACCATTATCATCGAAAAGATTCACTACTCGAAAGAAGAAAAAGAGCCGGTAAACTTTTCGGATGTAATTGCATCCGATGTTAGTCACGACTATTCTTACATAAGTAAATTGTTTTCTTCGGTTGAAGGAATTACAATTGAGAAATACATCATCAATCAAAAGATTGAGAAAGTTAAAGAGCTCCTGGTTTACGGAGAACTTACATTGAACGAAATCTCTTACCAACTGGGTTACAGTAGTGTTCAGCACCTTTCCAACCAATTTAAAAAGGTAACCGGATTAACACCTTCGCACTTTAAAAAACTGAAAGAAAACAAGCGGAAACCGCTTGACGAGGTTTAA
- a CDS encoding DUF721 domain-containing protein, with protein MRRSNTQSLSEVLKEFIEQNRMERKLKELDIVQGWENLLGKTIARYTRNIYIRNGILYVEITSSVVKNELFLMREEICRRINENAGDEIITRIVFK; from the coding sequence ATGAGACGAAGCAATACACAATCTTTAAGCGAGGTTTTAAAAGAGTTTATTGAACAAAACCGAATGGAGCGAAAGCTGAAAGAGTTAGACATTGTTCAGGGCTGGGAGAACCTGCTCGGGAAAACCATTGCCCGATATACCCGGAATATTTATATCCGCAATGGAATATTGTATGTGGAAATTACATCGTCGGTAGTAAAAAACGAATTGTTTTTAATGCGCGAGGAGATCTGCCGTCGGATAAATGAAAACGCGGGTGATGAAATTATAACACGAATTGTTTTTAAATAA
- the ribH gene encoding 6,7-dimethyl-8-ribityllumazine synthase produces the protein MATKDLSAYDINSVPSAENMRFGVVVAEWNWEITSALGNGAVDTLKKHGATDENISVKYVPGTFELPLGGQYFAELDNVDAVILLGCVIQGDTRHFDYICEGVTQGTKDLNLKYNKPFIFGVLTTNNEQQALDRAGGKLGNKGDEAAVTAIKMVALQQSFK, from the coding sequence ATGGCAACAAAAGATTTATCAGCATACGATATTAATTCGGTACCATCAGCAGAAAACATGCGTTTTGGCGTTGTAGTAGCCGAATGGAACTGGGAGATTACATCGGCACTTGGAAACGGCGCTGTTGACACACTAAAAAAACACGGAGCCACCGATGAGAATATTTCAGTAAAATATGTTCCCGGAACTTTTGAACTTCCGTTGGGCGGACAATATTTTGCAGAATTGGATAACGTTGATGCTGTAATTTTGCTGGGCTGCGTTATTCAGGGCGACACCCGCCACTTCGATTACATTTGCGAAGGCGTAACTCAAGGAACAAAAGATTTGAACCTGAAATACAACAAACCGTTTATTTTTGGTGTTCTTACTACCAACAACGAACAACAGGCACTTGACCGTGCCGGAGGTAAATTAGGCAACAAAGGCGACGAAGCTGCTGTAACAGCCATTAAAATGGTTGCACTGCAACAATCGTTCAAATAG